From the genome of Brassica oleracea var. oleracea cultivar TO1000 chromosome C4, BOL, whole genome shotgun sequence:
AGATGCACCTCTATCAGATCAAACCAGTGAAGCCAAAGAAAGAAAAGAGACACGTTAGTCATTTAAGATATAGATAAATGGATAGGAGTTTTGAAAAGAGTCATGTAACACGTACTTCATAACTCCTCTGGCTCCATCTGCCATGGCGTCTACAGTGTTACCAAGCATTCTCATATATGCTAATGACCCCATCAACCCAGCACCAAAACTGTTCCAACACAGATAATAGTTTAAAGCTCTCTGAATGGTTTTGAAGTACTTAGCAGGAGAAAGAAGACAAACCTAAGTGTAATCTCTGGAGTATATGAAATATAAGCTGAGACTAAACCTACACCACCAATGCCAACTGTGAGAAGCTGAAGCTTATTCTTCAGCTGCAGAAAAACAATCCAAAAGTCAAAGAGAGCCCATGAAGATTAAAAAGAGATAAATGCATATCCAATATGGCCTTTCATGAGAGACCAAACCGTAACTCAATTAGCTATACCTTGAAATATTGTTCCCTGGATTCAGCAGCCAACACTTCTGGGTCACCACGTGGCCGCCTCAGCTCCCTAAACATCACATCCTGAATCACAAAAGCACCAAGAAGGTATATGTCTTCAAAATCTAATCAACGTCACCAATAAGAAATGATACTTAAAAACTTACACTGCCACCAGTTGCAGCCTTGGTTGCTCTATCCCATTTATCCTGCTCACGACGGGTAGGTGCCAGCTTCCATTTAGGAGACACTCTAGCTTTACTCTAGTGACATTGACAAAAAAACAGCACACAATTCAGAGACAATAACAATCAGCAAATGTGGCTTTATCATTTAGTGAACCGCACCATCTGCTTTCTGGCTTCGGATTTGGAAGCTTCAAGATCTCTCAAGACTGATTTTGAAGAAGACGATGTAAGCTCCTTGCTTAAATCAACATCCATACTATGGTTCCACATTAGAAACAACAAAGCAACCATTTTTAATCAAAAACGCCAAGCAACGAACTTTATCAGTTTTAAGTAGAAAAGAAACAACTTTTATCAGTTTTAAGGAGAAAAGAAGCAATTTTTATGAGTTTTAAGAACAAAAGAAACAATTTTTATCAGTTTTAAGACAAAGAAAAAAACAGTTTTATCAGTTTTTAAGGAGACAAAGAAACATGTAAGAAGGCAAACCTGTCAAGACTCATAACTCTACTAAAGCTCAGAAACCCAGATGACTCTTCCTGTTTATCAAACACACGATCAATCAGTGTCTGAGATTTTGTTTAAAAACGTAACCTTTTGCCACTTAATTTGAGAAGAACTTTGACCTTAGAGGGAGATGGGTCCAGAGGAGCATCATCAGGGGAATCGAACAGCTTCTTCATCTGATCCATGAAGTCCCTGTTCCAGATTAAGTCCTTGGAGGTGATGGGATCTTCCTTTTCTCCTCCCCAGTACTTTCGAAGCTTCGTGGTGGTCGGAGGACCACCGTACTCTCCGGGAGCAACGCCGGTGGACCATTTCTCCGGTTTCTTGTTTGGTAGAATGATTTTGGTTGGTAGGGGACTGCGTGAAGGGTCCCGAGGAATCGGCGGTGTGGTAGAGGTTGCTGAGATGTAGGTACGGATCGCCATGGGATGAGGTTCTTGTGGAGGTTACGTTTCGGGTTGGTGGTGACGAATACGGTAGCGAGTGATTACGAGTTTTTCAAAGTTTTGCATTTTAACTAAAACGAGTTTATTTTATTTGTATATATTATCGATAGTTTCATTTATATATTTGATATAAA
Proteins encoded in this window:
- the LOC106342360 gene encoding uncharacterized protein LOC106342360, with the protein product MAIRTYISATSTTPPIPRDPSRSPLPTKIILPNKKPEKWSTGVAPGEYGGPPTTTKLRKYWGGEKEDPITSKDLIWNRDFMDQMKKLFDSPDDAPLDPSPSKEESSGFLSFSRVMSLDSMDVDLSKELTSSSSKSVLRDLEASKSEARKQMSKARVSPKWKLAPTRREQDKWDRATKAATGGSDVMFRELRRPRGDPEVLAAESREQYFKLKNKLQLLTVGIGGVGLVSAYISYTPEITLSFGAGLMGSLAYMRMLGNTVDAMADGARGVMKGASGQPRLLVPVVLVMIFNRWNAILVPEYGFMHLELIPMLVGFFTYKIATFFQAIEEAITISTQKD